The Nostoc sp. 'Lobaria pulmonaria (5183) cyanobiont' genome window below encodes:
- a CDS encoding NADPH-dependent FMN reductase: MQLNRLILLIQPRIMAFTPKILAFAGSTRIDSYNKKLVKIAAVGAKAAGAEVTYLDLRDLPLPLYDEDLEAQEGLPANARTFKDLMISHQGLLIASPEYNSSLTAVLKNAIDWASRPSPNEAPLALAAFVGKVASIMSASPGALGGLRGLVHLRSILGNIKVLVLPDQVAVSKAYEAFNVDGTLKNPKQQESIERLGDGLTKILLKLN; encoded by the coding sequence ATGCAGCTGAACAGGTTAATTCTTCTCATTCAACCTAGAATTATGGCATTTACACCTAAAATTCTCGCCTTTGCTGGCAGCACCCGGATTGATTCTTACAACAAAAAATTGGTAAAAATCGCGGCGGTTGGCGCGAAGGCAGCTGGCGCAGAAGTGACTTATCTAGACCTCCGCGATTTGCCTTTACCTCTGTATGATGAAGATTTGGAAGCTCAAGAAGGACTACCTGCCAACGCCCGCACGTTTAAGGACTTGATGATTTCTCATCAAGGATTGCTGATTGCTTCGCCGGAATATAACAGTTCACTCACAGCAGTTTTGAAGAACGCCATCGACTGGGCATCTCGTCCATCTCCAAATGAAGCACCTTTGGCTTTGGCTGCTTTTGTAGGTAAAGTTGCTAGCATTATGAGCGCTTCCCCAGGCGCTCTTGGTGGTTTACGGGGATTGGTTCACCTGCGATCTATTTTGGGAAACATCAAAGTTTTGGTACTTCCCGACCAAGTAGCAGTATCCAAAGCTTATGAAGCCTTTAATGTTGATGGCACGTTAAAAAATCCGAAACAGCAAGAATCTATTGAGCGGTTAGGCGATGGCTTAACAAAGATATTGCTGAAGCTTAATTAA
- a CDS encoding PEP-CTERM sorting domain-containing protein (PEP-CTERM proteins occur, often in large numbers, in the proteomes of bacteria that also encode an exosortase, a predicted intramembrane cysteine proteinase. The presence of a PEP-CTERM domain at a protein's C-terminus predicts cleavage within the sorting domain, followed by covalent anchoring to some some component of the (usually Gram-negative) cell surface. Many PEP-CTERM proteins exhibit an unusual sequence composition that includes large numbers of potential glycosylation sites. Expression of one such protein has been shown restore the ability of a bacterium to form floc, a type of biofilm.), translated as MKLQIFPVLLAMVTCSSIPFVFAVSSAQAADFAFSANFSNGYSAEGSFTTKTNAPASFSEISPGNIQFSTSFLESQSLSIFDSNNTLLQSGSSVINGISNDKFLRLDYDNSLTANLPVLNVSTETPSQNPYYFIGNNVDPSGNPVAAGSTNYNLFSYDKITDKYTFLGDTTSIKATPVPEPSSVISSLAVAAFGFGFAFKRKLNNRTASNCPPTNVAVI; from the coding sequence ATGAAACTTCAAATATTCCCTGTATTGCTTGCGATGGTGACTTGTTCATCCATTCCCTTTGTGTTTGCAGTCTCATCCGCTCAGGCTGCTGATTTTGCATTCAGCGCGAATTTTAGCAATGGATATTCAGCCGAAGGTTCATTTACAACTAAAACTAATGCTCCGGCTTCTTTTTCAGAAATTAGTCCAGGCAATATTCAATTTTCAACTTCATTTTTAGAATCTCAGTCGCTATCCATTTTCGACTCTAACAATACACTTCTTCAAAGTGGTAGTTCGGTTATAAACGGCATTTCAAATGACAAGTTTTTGCGTTTGGATTACGATAACTCTCTAACTGCTAACCTTCCAGTATTAAATGTCAGCACGGAGACACCTAGTCAGAACCCGTACTACTTCATCGGTAATAACGTTGATCCCAGCGGTAACCCTGTTGCAGCTGGTAGCACTAATTACAACCTATTTTCGTATGACAAAATTACTGACAAATATACTTTCTTAGGTGACACAACTAGCATTAAGGCAACACCCGTCCCTGAACCTTCTTCAGTAATCAGTTCACTGGCAGTTGCTGCTTTTGGTTTTGGTTTTGCTTTTAAACGGAAGCTGAATAACAGGACTGCATCAAACTGTCCCCCAACCAATGTTGCTGTTATCTAG
- a CDS encoding amino acid ABC transporter ATP-binding protein: MSNVVIRTEFLCKSFGKLDVLKDISSEFYQGEVVAILGPSGSGKSTFLRCINLLEQPTRGRIYFHEQEITKPKANIAKVRQQLVMVFQHFNLFPHMNVLQNVTYAPIKVKGINKQKAEQHGLELLAKVGLESKVSVYPSKLSGGQKQRVAIARALAMEPEMILFDEPTSALDPEMVKDVLEVMKALALSGMTMAIVTHEMGFAREVANRIMFLDQGSLAEDTTPDEFFQNPQCDRAKQFLEKML, translated from the coding sequence GTGAGTAATGTAGTAATTCGCACGGAATTCTTATGTAAATCCTTTGGCAAACTCGACGTACTCAAAGATATTTCCAGCGAGTTTTATCAGGGGGAAGTAGTTGCAATATTAGGCCCTTCTGGTTCAGGTAAGTCTACCTTTTTACGATGCATAAACTTGCTAGAACAACCCACCAGAGGAAGAATCTACTTTCACGAGCAAGAAATTACCAAGCCTAAAGCAAACATCGCTAAAGTACGTCAGCAGTTGGTGATGGTATTTCAACATTTTAATTTGTTTCCTCACATGAATGTGCTGCAAAATGTCACCTACGCACCTATAAAGGTGAAAGGAATAAACAAGCAAAAAGCAGAACAACATGGCTTAGAATTGCTTGCTAAGGTAGGTTTAGAGTCAAAAGTGTCTGTGTACCCATCTAAACTATCCGGGGGACAGAAACAGCGAGTAGCGATCGCTCGTGCATTAGCAATGGAACCAGAGATGATTTTGTTTGATGAACCCACCTCCGCCCTAGATCCGGAAATGGTCAAAGATGTGCTGGAAGTGATGAAAGCTTTAGCGCTATCTGGAATGACAATGGCGATTGTTACCCATGAAATGGGCTTTGCAAGAGAAGTTGCCAATCGGATTATGTTCCTCGACCAGGGAAGTCTAGCAGAAGATACTACTCCTGACGAGTTTTTTCAAAATCCTCAGTGCGATCGCGCTAAACAGTTCTTGGAAAAAATGCTTTAG
- a CDS encoding ABC transporter permease subunit (The N-terminal region of this protein, as described by TIGR01726, is a three transmembrane segment that identifies a subfamily of ABC transporter permease subunits, which specificities that include histidine, arginine, glutamine, glutamate, L-cystine (sic), the opines (in Agrobacterium) octopine and nopaline, etc.), which translates to MKKKKVWLLTILLVAVVGISIITGHSNSLKAASSLGKDTLTIITSPDYPPYEFYDTKGGDRQIVGFDIDIAKTLAEKLGFKLQIMESDFNGLIPALQANRADFVMAGMTPTPERQKNIDFSIIYYEAKDTIVAPKGSNLKQPQNLSGKKVGVQLGTIQEQNAQKIAKKVAGIQLKQLNKVPEVVQEIKSGRIDAAIVEDTVAKGFAQANPDLEFNIIPSEEASGSAIAFPKGSSFVEPFNKVLQQMKDDGTLNKLVAKWFSQNITANPASSTPAKGGLNLDFTRILPDIPFILRGIPLTLLFTLLSVSLGLIWGTILSLLKILGIKPLTWVANAYTSVFRGTPLLLQLALVYYATPQLTGYDISALEAGVLTFTLNSGAYMSETIRGGIQAVDKGQSEAAMSMGVPYWLMMWDVILPQALKNILPALVNETIGLLKDSALVSTIGVVEILRSAQIVGANKYIYFEPLLFAGLIYYVLVMGMTLGASALERRLRESE; encoded by the coding sequence ATGAAGAAAAAAAAAGTATGGCTATTAACGATACTGCTTGTAGCAGTAGTCGGAATTAGCATCATCACAGGACATAGCAATTCTCTAAAAGCTGCCTCATCTTTAGGTAAAGACACGCTGACGATAATTACTTCCCCAGATTATCCTCCTTATGAGTTTTATGATACTAAAGGAGGCGATCGCCAAATCGTTGGCTTTGATATAGATATTGCCAAAACCCTTGCTGAAAAACTAGGGTTTAAACTTCAAATAATGGAATCCGATTTTAATGGATTAATTCCTGCACTCCAAGCAAATCGCGCTGATTTTGTCATGGCTGGGATGACTCCGACTCCAGAACGTCAGAAAAATATTGATTTTTCAATTATTTATTACGAAGCTAAAGATACGATTGTCGCACCTAAAGGTAGCAACCTGAAGCAGCCCCAAAACTTATCAGGAAAAAAGGTTGGGGTACAACTAGGAACGATACAAGAACAAAATGCTCAGAAGATTGCTAAAAAAGTTGCGGGGATTCAGCTAAAGCAACTCAACAAAGTGCCGGAAGTAGTTCAAGAAATCAAATCTGGGCGAATTGATGCCGCAATTGTTGAAGATACTGTCGCTAAGGGATTCGCCCAAGCTAACCCAGATTTAGAATTTAATATTATTCCCTCAGAGGAAGCAAGTGGATCAGCGATCGCTTTTCCCAAAGGTTCTTCTTTTGTAGAACCGTTTAACAAAGTCCTTCAACAAATGAAGGACGATGGCACATTGAATAAACTTGTAGCCAAGTGGTTTTCACAGAATATCACCGCCAATCCTGCATCCTCAACTCCTGCCAAAGGCGGATTGAATCTTGACTTCACCAGAATTCTTCCCGACATTCCCTTTATTCTGCGGGGAATCCCTTTAACTTTGTTGTTCACGCTATTATCTGTGTCCTTGGGGTTAATCTGGGGAACAATCCTGTCTCTATTAAAAATTCTCGGCATCAAGCCGCTTACCTGGGTTGCTAACGCCTACACCTCTGTTTTCCGAGGCACACCTTTGTTATTACAGTTGGCGTTAGTTTACTACGCAACACCCCAGCTTACAGGCTATGACATTTCCGCATTGGAGGCTGGGGTGCTAACTTTTACCCTGAATTCTGGTGCTTATATGTCAGAAACCATCAGGGGTGGGATTCAGGCGGTGGATAAAGGGCAAAGTGAAGCGGCGATGTCTATGGGTGTTCCGTATTGGTTGATGATGTGGGATGTGATTTTGCCTCAAGCATTGAAGAACATTCTCCCCGCATTGGTAAATGAAACTATTGGATTGCTTAAAGATTCCGCGTTGGTGTCAACCATTGGGGTGGTGGAAATATTACGCAGCGCCCAAATCGTTGGTGCAAACAAGTATATTTATTTTGAACCACTGCTATTTGCAGGATTAATCTACTATGTTTTGGTAATGGGTATGACCTTGGGTGCATCCGCTTTAGAAAGGAGGTTACGGGAAAGTGAGTAA
- a CDS encoding Fic family protein, whose translation MDKKLSLVNEIDNMIDTDRAGRYIEQLTGYKAFIPNPLPPIPKLCIDDEMLELLSQADRALGRLDGSTDALPNPDLFVFMYVRKEAVLSSQIEGTQASLIDVLEFESRTVEPDNPQDVTEVVNYIAAINHGLERLENNFPLSLRLIREIHKELLREGRGSEKGSGEFRRSQNWIGKGRCNLKEATYVPPPPHDMQEALSNFEKFLHDSAPMPALIKIGLAHAQFETIHPFEDGNGRTGRLLITLLLCEKNILKRPLLYISYYFKKYRLQYYDHLQSIRDNGDWESWLKFFLKGVYEVSQEASTVARQIVNLKEDHRKTVMERMGNRKAGNAIALLEKLYYKPVFNIEMAQEFTQLSYTNANILVRELCNIGIVEEVTGNKRNRAFIYEPYLSIFKES comes from the coding sequence ATGGATAAAAAATTGTCTCTTGTGAATGAAATCGATAATATGATTGATACCGATAGAGCAGGTAGATACATAGAACAGCTTACTGGATACAAAGCTTTTATACCTAATCCTTTACCGCCTATACCCAAATTATGTATTGATGATGAAATGTTAGAACTTTTATCACAAGCAGATAGAGCATTAGGTCGTTTAGATGGATCAACAGACGCTTTACCTAATCCCGACTTATTCGTGTTTATGTATGTTCGTAAAGAGGCAGTGTTGTCAAGTCAGATAGAAGGAACACAAGCTTCTTTAATAGATGTTCTTGAGTTTGAATCGCGTACAGTGGAACCAGACAACCCGCAAGATGTAACCGAAGTTGTCAACTATATTGCAGCAATTAATCACGGACTCGAAAGATTAGAGAATAATTTTCCTTTATCATTGCGATTGATCCGTGAAATTCATAAAGAATTATTGAGAGAAGGTCGAGGTTCTGAAAAGGGTTCAGGAGAATTTCGCCGCAGCCAAAATTGGATTGGTAAGGGAAGATGTAATTTAAAGGAAGCTACTTATGTTCCACCTCCACCCCATGATATGCAAGAAGCTTTAAGTAATTTTGAGAAGTTTTTACATGACTCTGCTCCAATGCCAGCTTTAATTAAAATTGGATTAGCTCATGCTCAGTTTGAAACAATTCACCCTTTTGAAGACGGCAATGGGAGAACAGGACGCTTACTAATTACTCTCTTATTATGTGAAAAAAATATATTAAAACGTCCTTTGCTCTATATATCTTATTACTTCAAAAAATACCGTTTGCAATATTATGATCATCTCCAATCTATCAGGGATAATGGGGACTGGGAAAGCTGGCTTAAGTTTTTTCTGAAAGGTGTATATGAAGTTTCTCAGGAAGCATCTACTGTTGCTCGTCAAATAGTTAATTTAAAAGAAGATCATCGTAAAACAGTAATGGAACGAATGGGAAATCGGAAGGCAGGGAATGCTATAGCTTTACTCGAAAAACTCTATTACAAGCCAGTTTTTAATATAGAAATGGCTCAAGAGTTTACCCAATTATCATACACTAACGCAAACATTTTAGTCAGAGAATTATGTAATATAGGAATTGTGGAAGAAGTTACTGGAAATAAACGTAACCGAGCTTTTATTTATGAACCATACCTGTCTATTTTTAAGGAGTCTTAA
- a CDS encoding 2-dehydropantoate 2-reductase: protein MKICIVGAGAIGGYLGAKLALAGEAVTLIARGSHLEAIQKNGLKLFMSDGSSQIATPFMATSDIQSAGTQDVVILTVKAHSVSAIAPFLPALYDAHTIVVTAQNGVPWWYFRKYGGEYEDTRIQSVDPDGIIEASIGAERAIGCVVYPATEIIEPGVIKHIEGDRFTLGEIDGTKTERIQLLAQTLKQAGFKAPIRNQIRTEIWIKLWGNVAFNPISALTGATLEDICRYPLTRELARQMMTETQAIAENLGIKFGITLEQRINGAENVGAHKTSMLQDIETGRSTEIDAIVGAVAELGKLTQIPTPYIDAIYASVKLLEATKLKV, encoded by the coding sequence ATGAAAATCTGTATTGTTGGCGCGGGTGCTATCGGTGGATATTTAGGGGCAAAACTGGCACTTGCTGGTGAAGCCGTGACGTTAATTGCGCGTGGTTCCCATTTAGAGGCAATTCAAAAAAATGGGCTGAAGTTGTTCATGTCAGACGGTTCCAGCCAAATTGCTACTCCATTTATGGCAACTAGCGATATTCAGTCAGCGGGGACGCAAGATGTAGTAATTTTAACTGTCAAGGCTCACAGTGTATCTGCGATCGCACCTTTTCTCCCAGCACTCTACGATGCTCACACGATAGTGGTGACAGCCCAAAATGGCGTTCCTTGGTGGTACTTTCGCAAGTATGGCGGTGAGTATGAAGATACGCGGATTCAATCTGTCGATCCAGATGGGATTATTGAAGCTAGTATCGGTGCTGAACGTGCTATCGGTTGTGTAGTTTACCCGGCAACTGAGATAATTGAACCAGGTGTAATTAAACATATTGAAGGCGATCGCTTTACTCTCGGTGAAATCGACGGTACTAAAACAGAACGCATTCAATTATTAGCCCAGACTTTAAAACAAGCAGGATTTAAAGCACCAATCCGCAACCAAATTCGCACGGAGATTTGGATCAAGTTGTGGGGTAATGTGGCGTTTAATCCGATCAGTGCGCTGACTGGTGCTACTTTAGAGGATATTTGCCGCTATCCCCTCACCCGTGAACTAGCGCGACAAATGATGACTGAAACTCAAGCGATCGCTGAAAATTTGGGTATAAAGTTTGGCATTACTTTAGAACAACGAATTAATGGCGCAGAAAATGTTGGTGCCCATAAAACCTCAATGCTACAAGATATTGAAACTGGACGCTCCACGGAGATAGACGCTATTGTTGGCGCGGTGGCAGAATTAGGAAAACTTACTCAAATTCCCACACCTTATATTGATGCGATCTATGCCAGCGTCAAGCTCCTGGAAGCGACCAAATTAAAGGTTTGA
- a CDS encoding inositol monophosphatase family protein, which translates to MSTTPTTRLILETLLPHLKVAAAYAHFLQPKIAALPAKEQGNNFFSAALTDADVAIQNLVEVVLLGTFPDIRFYGEEYESSNNTKYFRATELGSEGDYLVTLDPIDGTKFYMDGHSNYQIILSILNSDDFEAVIAISPAQNVYFYALRGEGAFEGTLEMSLAACTPLHITSPKPAILLGWGMNAIAPLLKDRYQVIDIATDYSSDIQIPNLNGILSGDLSGAVIKSGKFIDGAALAFIAKEAGWIVTTLDGSTLPPLHTCKNYSLPGLIVAASKSVHQDLLKAMQSLAV; encoded by the coding sequence ATGTCCACAACCCCAACTACTCGATTAATTTTAGAGACTTTACTCCCTCATCTCAAAGTAGCAGCAGCCTATGCCCATTTTTTACAACCAAAAATTGCTGCACTTCCCGCCAAAGAACAAGGAAACAACTTTTTTAGTGCTGCACTTACTGATGCAGATGTGGCTATTCAAAATCTGGTAGAAGTAGTATTACTAGGCACTTTTCCCGATATTCGCTTTTATGGTGAAGAATATGAAAGTTCTAATAATACCAAATATTTTCGGGCTACCGAACTTGGTTCAGAAGGTGATTATTTAGTCACACTCGACCCAATTGATGGCACGAAGTTTTACATGGATGGACATTCTAATTACCAAATTATTCTCAGTATTCTAAATTCTGATGATTTTGAAGCAGTAATCGCTATTTCTCCTGCCCAAAATGTTTATTTTTACGCTCTCCGAGGTGAAGGTGCTTTTGAAGGGACACTGGAGATGAGCTTAGCAGCCTGTACCCCGTTACATATAACATCTCCTAAACCTGCTATTTTGTTGGGATGGGGAATGAATGCGATCGCACCTTTACTAAAAGATCGATATCAAGTAATCGATATAGCAACTGATTACTCTAGTGATATTCAAATTCCCAATCTCAATGGTATTCTCAGTGGCGACTTGAGTGGAGCAGTCATCAAATCGGGCAAATTTATTGATGGTGCTGCACTTGCTTTTATTGCGAAAGAGGCTGGTTGGATTGTAACTACTCTGGACGGTTCTACTTTACCACCACTGCATACTTGTAAGAACTATAGCCTGCCTGGATTGATAGTGGCTGCCTCAAAATCTGTTCATCAAGATTTACTGAAAGCGATGCAAAGCCTAGCTGTTTGA
- a CDS encoding PEP-CTERM sorting domain-containing protein: MLIPYNTPEPSTISAIAVTTSMKNLALSAIALVTISGLVFGTMPDASALSWNWNYSGTGIEANGIFTTNDTPNDLGFYLITGITGTRNGEIITALQPAGTPMPGNEPFDVDNLISLNTQQLTRKGFAYSISGGNYSSPFFASFLPTPGYLEVFSAPNRPGFEKLGLEDRELPISFSANLITVP, translated from the coding sequence TTGTTAATTCCGTATAATACACCGGAACCTTCTACAATATCCGCGATCGCAGTAACGACTTCCATGAAAAATCTAGCTTTATCTGCCATAGCCCTCGTCACCATATCTGGATTAGTTTTCGGGACAATGCCGGACGCTTCTGCTTTAAGTTGGAACTGGAATTATTCTGGTACTGGCATAGAAGCGAACGGTATTTTCACCACTAATGACACCCCTAACGATTTGGGTTTTTACTTGATTACTGGAATTACTGGTACACGAAATGGTGAAATAATTACTGCTCTGCAACCCGCCGGGACTCCAATGCCAGGAAACGAACCTTTTGATGTTGATAATTTAATTAGCCTTAATACTCAGCAGTTAACACGTAAGGGTTTTGCGTATTCCATTTCGGGAGGAAATTATTCTAGTCCATTTTTCGCTAGTTTTTTGCCGACACCAGGTTATTTAGAGGTTTTTTCTGCGCCAAATAGACCAGGTTTTGAAAAGTTAGGATTAGAAGATAGGGAATTACCCATTAGTTTTTCTGCAAACCTAATCACCGTCCCTTAA
- a CDS encoding cobalt-precorrin-6A reductase → MIRVLILGGTGDAAELAAKVTTIQGLEVITSLAGRTREPSVPLGDLRVGGFGGVTGLASYLQVMQIDLLIDATHPFATQISFNAADAAMEVRVPRLMLIRPPWEKVSGDRWIELDNVAAAATAVQNQAQRVFLTVGRQELSAFAHLEKIWFLMRMIDPPGDDALVPPGMVLCDRGPFTLNNERQILIENNIDTIVSKNSGGDATKPKIIAARELGVKVVMVNRSAIPPGEQVSNVDAALAWLLDRC, encoded by the coding sequence ATGATCCGCGTTTTGATTCTGGGTGGGACGGGTGATGCAGCAGAATTAGCTGCCAAAGTTACGACTATCCAAGGGTTAGAAGTAATCACCTCTCTAGCTGGCCGCACCCGTGAACCGTCAGTACCGTTGGGCGATTTACGGGTTGGAGGCTTCGGTGGCGTGACTGGATTGGCTAGCTATCTGCAAGTCATGCAAATTGACTTATTAATTGATGCAACCCATCCTTTCGCTACTCAAATTTCTTTCAATGCCGCAGATGCAGCAATGGAAGTTAGAGTACCCCGCCTGATGTTAATTCGTCCACCTTGGGAAAAAGTAAGTGGCGATCGCTGGATTGAACTGGATAATGTTGCAGCCGCAGCAACAGCCGTGCAAAACCAGGCACAGCGAGTGTTTTTGACAGTTGGTAGGCAAGAACTGTCCGCTTTTGCTCACCTAGAGAAAATTTGGTTTTTGATGCGGATGATTGACCCTCCTGGCGATGATGCTTTAGTACCGCCGGGGATGGTATTGTGCGATCGCGGGCCTTTTACCCTCAATAATGAAAGACAAATTCTGATTGAGAATAACATTGATACCATCGTCAGCAAAAATAGCGGTGGCGATGCTACAAAGCCCAAGATTATTGCAGCGCGAGAACTGGGCGTAAAGGTTGTGATGGTCAATCGTTCAGCGATACCGCCAGGGGAACAGGTTAGTAATGTTGATGCTGCTTTGGCGTGGTTATTAGATCGCTGCTAA
- a CDS encoding DUF1636 domain-containing protein, whose protein sequence is MTTTVNISPTSPMEVAEHTLFVCKTCASVWQNGKRLGESGGEKLLHELQQLAQDWDLRDRFPIQEVECMSACNRSCVVAFAAKGKLTYLFGDLGVDGNASAVLECASQYYAKADGLLPWSERPEAMKKGILAKIPPLSK, encoded by the coding sequence ATGACTACTACTGTAAATATTTCCCCAACCAGTCCAATGGAAGTTGCTGAACATACTTTATTTGTTTGCAAAACCTGTGCCAGTGTTTGGCAAAATGGAAAACGCTTAGGTGAAAGTGGTGGTGAAAAACTTCTACACGAACTTCAGCAGTTGGCACAAGATTGGGACTTACGAGATCGATTCCCGATTCAGGAAGTTGAATGTATGAGTGCTTGTAATCGTTCTTGTGTAGTCGCCTTTGCTGCTAAAGGTAAATTAACATATTTATTTGGTGATTTAGGCGTTGATGGTAATGCCTCTGCGGTACTGGAATGTGCTAGTCAATACTATGCCAAAGCAGATGGTTTACTACCTTGGTCAGAGCGTCCAGAAGCAATGAAGAAGGGCATTTTAGCAAAAATTCCACCTTTATCTAAATGA
- the cobA gene encoding uroporphyrinogen-III C-methyltransferase, translating to MTERNKYLGKVYLVGAGPGDPGLITLKAKGLLECADVVIYDALVSPAILAMINPQAEQINAGKRAGRHSLLQSETTQLLIDKAQDHAIVVRLKGGDPFIFGRGGEEMEELVKAGISTEVVPGITSGIAAAAYSGIPLTHRLYSSSVTFVTGHEAAGKYRPIVNWSAIAHGSETIVIYMGIHNLPYIVEELSAAGLNLETPIALVRWGTRPEQEELIGTLKTIVKQVEETGFSAPAIAVIGQVVNMHSILSGCRPV from the coding sequence ATGACAGAAAGGAACAAGTATTTGGGAAAGGTTTATTTAGTCGGTGCGGGGCCAGGAGATCCAGGACTAATAACTCTGAAGGCGAAAGGTTTGTTGGAATGTGCAGATGTAGTCATCTATGATGCCTTGGTGAGTCCGGCTATTTTGGCAATGATTAATCCCCAAGCCGAGCAAATTAATGCTGGTAAACGTGCGGGGAGACATTCGTTGTTGCAGTCAGAAACAACTCAATTGCTGATTGATAAAGCGCAGGATCATGCAATTGTAGTGCGGCTAAAGGGTGGCGATCCGTTTATTTTTGGTCGCGGTGGCGAAGAGATGGAAGAATTAGTCAAAGCTGGAATATCAACGGAAGTAGTGCCCGGTATCACATCGGGAATTGCAGCAGCAGCATACTCAGGTATTCCTTTGACGCATCGGCTGTATAGTTCATCAGTGACATTTGTAACTGGTCACGAGGCGGCGGGTAAGTATAGACCGATTGTAAATTGGAGTGCGATCGCTCACGGTTCCGAAACCATTGTAATTTATATGGGAATTCACAATCTGCCTTATATTGTGGAAGAATTAAGTGCAGCTGGGTTGAATTTAGAAACGCCGATTGCTTTGGTGCGCTGGGGTACACGACCAGAACAAGAAGAATTGATTGGTACTTTAAAGACAATTGTCAAACAGGTAGAGGAAACTGGATTTAGTGCGCCTGCGATCGCAGTTATTGGACAAGTAGTAAATATGCACAGTATTTTATCTGGCTGTCGCCCAGTTTGA
- a CDS encoding sirohydrochlorin chelatase, whose amino-acid sequence MSSAYLLLSHGSRDPRPEIAMQQLARLICHKLPKNHNSANSEHLVGIAALEMNPQPLHEQIQQFAKSAFGDCPVSQNENSLKIVPLFLLPGVHVMTDIPAEVALAQQTLGQDIMIELQPYLGSHPNLEKLLAKQIAAIKAEAWILLAHGSRRPGSQETVEAMAASLGAVTAYWAGPPSLELRVKELVGAGYREIAILPYFLFAGGITDAIATSIEQLKLQFSAVNFQLAEPLGASAELAELIWDLTDR is encoded by the coding sequence ATGTCATCTGCCTATCTGCTACTATCTCACGGAAGTCGCGACCCGCGCCCAGAAATTGCTATGCAGCAACTAGCTAGGCTGATATGTCACAAATTGCCAAAAAACCACAACTCAGCAAATAGCGAACATTTGGTTGGCATCGCTGCTTTGGAAATGAATCCTCAGCCTTTACACGAGCAGATTCAACAATTTGCTAAGAGCGCTTTTGGCGATTGCCCAGTGTCTCAAAATGAAAATAGCCTCAAAATTGTACCGCTATTTCTACTGCCGGGAGTGCATGTCATGACAGATATTCCCGCCGAAGTAGCACTAGCACAGCAGACTCTTGGTCAAGATATCATGATTGAGTTGCAACCATATTTAGGCTCTCACCCCAATTTAGAGAAATTGCTGGCAAAACAAATAGCTGCTATAAAAGCAGAAGCATGGATTCTATTAGCTCATGGTAGCCGTCGCCCAGGTTCTCAAGAAACTGTGGAAGCAATGGCGGCGAGTTTGGGAGCCGTGACTGCTTATTGGGCTGGTCCTCCTAGTTTAGAATTACGGGTGAAAGAGTTGGTAGGTGCTGGTTATCGGGAAATTGCAATCTTGCCATATTTTTTATTCGCTGGTGGAATAACCGATGCGATCGCCACCTCAATAGAGCAGCTAAAATTACAATTTTCTGCGGTGAATTTCCAATTGGCAGAGCCATTGGGAGCAAGTGCAGAATTAGCCGAGCTAATTTGGGATTTAACAGATAGATGA